The Clostridia bacterium nucleotide sequence CGAAAGAATGACGGACGTGGCGGCCAGGACCGGGGCAGAGGTTACCAGGGTAGACGCCCCTTGGGGAGAGGCCATCGACCCGGCCAAAGTAGCGGAAGCCATGGCGAAGGATCAGTATAAATTAGTAGGCATCGTCCATGCGGAAACGTCCACGGGGGTGAAGCAGCCCCTGGAAGAGATTGCTAAGATCGCCCATGATCACGGTGTTTTGTTTGTGGTGGACTGCGTTACTTCCATTGGGGGCATTCCAATTGAAGCTGATCAGGTAGGCATTGATGCTGCTTACGCCGGCACCCAGAAATGCTTGTCCGCACCTCCCGGGCTGTCACCGGTGACTTTCAACGACCGTGCGGTAGATGTGATAATGAACCGGAAGACCAAGGTCCAAAGCTGGTATTTGGACCTGAGCATGATTGCCAAGTATTGGGGCGGAACCACCAGGGCATATCACCATACCGCTCCCATTTCCAGTGTCTACGCCATCCACGCCGCGTTACGCCTGATTCACGAGGAAGGTCTGGAAAACGTATTTGCCCGCCATGCCAAGAACGGCCTCGCACTACAGAAAGGTTTGGAAGCCATGGGGCTTAAGCTGGTGGTAGAAAACGCGGATCACCGTTTGCCCGAGTTGACCACTGTCTATGTTCCGGAAGGAATCGCGGATGGAGCCGTCCGTTCCCGCTTGTTGCATGAATACGGCATTGAAATCGGCGGCGGCTTGGGTGTCTTTGCCGGGAAAATCTGGCGCATCGGCCTCATGGGGCACTCCTGCCGCAAGCGGAACGTGCTGATGGTCTTGTCCGCCCTGGAAACGATATTGTCCCAAATGGGCTACCGGTGCGAGAAAGGCGCTGCCATGGCGGCGGCGGAAGCGGTGTATGCCGATTAACCGGATAAAGCACATTGGTTCATTGCTTGCTGTACTCCATCCACCTTGCATCGGGTTAATAGATGCAAGAAACGGTAACTGGGCTCATCACCATGGGCCCAGTTTTTTACTCCCTTTGTCTGGGCAATGAACGTTGGGTTTTGGGGGAGTTTGGTCTCGCATTGTTTCGCCGGGTTGGAAGATGGCAAAATACATATTGCCAAATAGGCGCCGAAAAACAATGATAGCGGCAAGTTTATTTATCATTGGCTGCACTGTTGGGAGCCAAAATGGCATTTTCAGACAAGCAGGCAAGTATTTTGCAGGATATTGACTTAAGGTGCTGAATTAACTCATTAGAATTGTTTGTGGGGGCCGGAGGTGGTAGTGATGTCAGTATGCCCGATGGATTTTAAACCAGAATATAATCTTTTGGCTGATGCATATCTGGGTAGCAAAGAAAAACTCAATGAAAAACTAAGAAAGCTGGCACAAATGGCCAAGTCGGAAGATTGGGATTTCAAAGACGAGCGATATAGAGACGAGTCAAAGCCGTTCTCGATTCTATATAACTATCTAAACTTTACTTATGATCGCTTGAAGGAAGAGGGGAAACTGGCATTTTCCCCCGATGGGACAGCGATGTGTTTCAATACCGGTTTGCAAACAGATTTGGACAATGATATTTATGCTTTTTTCATTAAGAACATGATTCCGGGCAAACAACCATGGTACCTCGTGAAGTTTTGTGAGCCTCATGACAGAGAACTGGCGGTGTTCAGCAAGTTACCCGATATCGCCGAATATATAGATAATGCCT carries:
- a CDS encoding alanine--glyoxylate aminotransferase family protein: MYQLNPPQRILLGPGPSDVHPQTLQAQALPLIGHMDPAFIEIMNQVAEMLRAVYGTKNHLTLPISATGSAGMETVMVNLLEPGDKALICVNGLFGERMTDVAARTGAEVTRVDAPWGEAIDPAKVAEAMAKDQYKLVGIVHAETSTGVKQPLEEIAKIAHDHGVLFVVDCVTSIGGIPIEADQVGIDAAYAGTQKCLSAPPGLSPVTFNDRAVDVIMNRKTKVQSWYLDLSMIAKYWGGTTRAYHHTAPISSVYAIHAALRLIHEEGLENVFARHAKNGLALQKGLEAMGLKLVVENADHRLPELTTVYVPEGIADGAVRSRLLHEYGIEIGGGLGVFAGKIWRIGLMGHSCRKRNVLMVLSALETILSQMGYRCEKGAAMAAAEAVYAD
- a CDS encoding DUF3825 domain-containing protein, whose product is MDFKPEYNLLADAYLGSKEKLNEKLRKLAQMAKSEDWDFKDERYRDESKPFSILYNYLNFTYDRLKEEGKLAFSPDGTAMCFNTGLQTDLDNDIYAFFIKNMIPGKQPWYLVKFCEPHDRELAVFSKLPDIAEYIDNASDLIFDSKLLPIRVNYEHIIRDNRERFSSVVDYDEYELRQSVESAIKRVEERVRRNYKIAIPQYYPVKSENISKIQLLLPLCLKSPHKADLALVVSREGNAYIAKTVLPLDWAYMNSRRIVRPDADWILEQFGGGDK